A window from Drosophila nasuta strain 15112-1781.00 chromosome 3, ASM2355853v1, whole genome shotgun sequence encodes these proteins:
- the LOC132791841 gene encoding dnaJ homolog subfamily C member 13 isoform X2, with amino-acid sequence MLPPKENVDLECFIVTKHSWKGKYKRILSIGTTGISTYNPDRFDLTNRWSYSDIVAAAPTKTTNIPNEFVLTIKKDKKLDTIKLSSEYRNDILSSILKYYREFADKPKNALRFNAYKYHWSGISLPTVLEVTPCSLDQLDPTTNDVLASYMYKDIEGIIGISDYDNGIVMAYGGFSRLHMFKALNHHEIVQNIAQRSSQFLGIETKILKSQITLEQFERQRFGKYSGDQFQTSMTEFTVQKITPRHPDPVKRILCLTEVTLLERDPQTYSVCTLRPLCDVFALVRDKDNLQRFCIEYKNGIVRSYSTNDRDSLLATVLDAVRSSGNQDVHIRIGNTPRGKRYVPLNSSVDEETEASLLRLVINNFQNQTKRHEILERFNANVPHSGLNYSVTQDSLFAENKEKLILSALQALAQKELDSPTAQLTNTELEAIFHALTRLLASKVGYAAFTNLPGFREIIGSKIVAALRRKDLAVTYSAIDMINSLMHSVNTDHDLKQEQLNKSSILSSKTFLETLLNMWTTHVSHGSGALVLSAMLDFMTFALCVPYSETTDGKQFDTLLELVADRGRYLYKLFQHPSLAIVKGAGLVLRAIIEEGELHVAQQMQALALDEAALCRHLLVALYTPSNDPTLITHRQLSRHLIGLWLTDSDEAMELFKRIFPAGLLTFLETEETVPETDVEEDKLNFRDNLKFAIQHSKKTRKNVIEKHLQGIKHWGMNLIEQQDTAAQALKNRPVVLRNRRQKKKTSDAIVNLPYFFYNFAKDHSLPNLIWNHKTREELRMCLENELRQFLNDRDLAGQMIVAWNYQEFEVGYQCLADEIKIGDYYIRLILEKDDWPQNLVKDPIELFNALYRRVLCRQRVNDDQMTVFSLQALAKVYRRYHKEIGKFSDMSYILQLSDRCLSPSMRDALINLISCLVLEKSNCRALIDHVQCLVDLITLAHLHKGRAQLNTKTNVIEAGPNMSAYEEKDWYYNIEKDGQKAERQGPITYSELKELWQKGQITPKTRCWAIGMDGWRSLQQIPQLKWCLIAKGTPLYDETELASKILDILIKCTSFFPSRTQNGDAVLIPGPKLSRKLSEFICLPHVVQVCLTHDPGLLERVATLLCQIMEDNPEMPKVYMTGVFYFMLMYTGSNILPITRFLKMTHMKQGFRSEETSQSGIMHRSILGQLLPEAMVCFLENYSADKFAEIFLGEFDTPEVIWSSEMRRLLIEKIAAHIADFTPRLRGHTMARYPYLAIPVISYPQLENELFCHIYYLRHLCDTQKFPNWPISDPVQLLKHTLDAWRKEVEKKPPQMTIQQAYQDLGIDLTKTPKPEESVIRKSYYKLAQMYHPDKNPNGREIFEKVNQAYEFLCSRNVWSSGGPDPNNIVLILRTQSILFERYPDVLRPYKYAGYPQLIKTIRLETRDDELFSKEAQLLTAASELCYHTVHCSALNAEELRREEGIEALLEAYTRCVSILGVDSKSDSLHYQVISNVTRCFEVACNFEKCKQKIIQLPQLLSDVCRVVYFKHTLSVSLVTSLAANNYDLQCNLSRNGVLWSLLLFIFEYDYTLDESGVEVSDKSNQQQLANNLAKMAVLGCIGLAGYSMELRNKPITGSESNSPATSSNSAPAIKPKPTTVTNSAYTQNAHNPLQSKQLAITTGKEKETAVVLSKQDSSVSSDTSSSTPTDSDQQQQQQQQPRPSAIQQKYIVTGEAKNSLVKQVLDRLLTRYIANQLATATDSEVLKLLTANTRNPYLIWDNGTRAQLKDFLEQQRTASAKETHEDIAQVYELVASFEFDAHKDELQIGGIFIRIYNDMPTFPIVQPKQFIMDLLEYLKHAYQFLNQKKTRQLPPPPAAAPKMGSDGILTPTLAPNHPQLKQQQQSDSKAGSTFDDVLNAYNRSKSRKKLETDAQAEQQLSLQQCKYDFATDNQLELHITMVLRALIAVIKTNAEVEIQCIGNFDMIFGFLANNIFADSSSVKAVALEVVALVSRNKECVSEVAACEILGNYLVALKDPELRASQVKVLETLSGLMNVQEMIKEAQTKGAVIYLLDMFCNSRNPQIREMCAEILAKMTADRLSGPKVRITISKFLPALFIDAMIESPATSVQLFESIHEHPELIWNDNTRSNVCDAVADSCNRFYQLQKTNARHLWKDPEVLKDIVSNEIVVAGVYLRLFVSNPAWTLRKPKQFLSDLLDFVVEQISKSSVEPDVLDLSTTALVELLRSQPNLSDDIPVLGHIPKLFNLLSVQPKNTLSVLHQLSLSEFCVSAISQTECIAPLKKCMEHNRDCIEKACETLSRLFKHQHDSLISQSLEVGLIPFLLGLLDSRLEFVDNASAVKAQIVAALKGMTHNLNYGDRVTQILLKHPVWAEFKDQRHDLFITDTNIRGYLTGVNPTAGYLTAGPAQNVEVLTSPPPMDRDDPSARPPID; translated from the exons ATGTTGCCGCCGAAGGAGAACGTCGATCTGGAGTGCTTCATTGTGACGAAGCACTCATGGAAAGGCAAATACAAAAGGATACTTTCCATTGGCACTACCGGCATTTCCACCTACAATCCGGACAGATTTGATCTAACAAATCGCTGGTCCTATTCGGATATTGTAGCTGCCGCACCCACAAAGACCACAAAT ATTCCCAATGAATTTGTGCTCACCATTAAGAAAGACAAGAAATTGGATACGATCAAACTTTCTTCGGAATATCGCAACGATATACTCAGCTCGATTTTGAAATATTACAGGGAATTTGCTGACAAGCCTAAAAATGCTCTG CGATTTAATGCGTATAAATATCATTGGTCGGGCATAAGTTTACCCACTGTGCTGGAGGTAACCCCCTGCTCCCTCGACCAATTGGATCCCACAACGAACGATGTGCTCGCCAGCTATATGTACAAGGATATTGAAGGAATAATAG GCATCTCGGACTACGATAATGGCATTGTGATGGCCTATGGCGGCTTCAGCCGCCTCCACATGTTCAAGGCGCTCAATCACCATGAGATCGTGCAGAACATTGCTCAACGCTCCTCGCAATTTCTTGGCATCGAGACCAAAATACTCAAAAGTCAAATAACGCTTGAACAATTCGAGCGACAGCGTTTTGGAAAGTACAG TGGGGATCAGTTCCAAACATCGATGACCGAGTTCACAGTGCAAAAGATAACGCCACGGCATCCGGATCCCGTAAAGCGCATACTCTGCCTCACTGAGGTGACGCTGTTGGAGCGCGATCCACAAACGTATAGCGTCTGCACGCTGCGTCCGCTCTGCGATGTGTTTGCTCTTGTGCGCGATAAAGACAATCTACAGCGCTTTTGCATTGAGTATAAGAATGGCATTGTGCGCAGCTATAGCACCAATGATCGTGACTCTTTGCTGGCCACTGTGCTGGATGCTGTGCGCTCTAGTGGCAATCAGGATGTGCACATACGCATTGGCAATACCCCGCGTGGCAAACGCTATGTGCCGCTTAACAGTTCGGTGGATGAGGAGACTGAGGCTAGTCTGTTGCGTCTGGTTATCAACAATTTCCAGAACCAAACCAAACGTCATGAGATACTTGAGCGTTTCAATGCCAATGTGCCACACAGCGGACTCAACTACAGTGTGACGCAAGAT AGTTTGTTTGCCGAGAACAAGGAGAAGCTCATATTAAGTGCGTTACAAGCGCTGGCACAAAAGGAACTCGACAGTCCAACGGCACAGCTGACGAACACAGAACTGGAGGCCATCTTTCATGCGCTGACCCGATTGCTGGCTAGCAAAGTGGGTTACGCCGCCTTTACCAATCTGCCGGG TTTTCGTGAAATCATTGGCTCCAAGATTGTGGCTGCGTTGCGTCGCAAGGATCTGGCTGTTACGTACTCGGCTATTGATATGATCAACTCGTTGATGCATTCAGTGAACACCGATCATGACCTCAAGCAGGAGCAACTGAACAAATCTTCCATATTATCATCGAAAACATTTCTAGAAACGCTGCTCAACATGTGGACAACGCACGTG AGCCATGGCAGTGGAGCCTTGGTGCTGTCAGCGATGCTGGACTTTATGACCTTTGCGTTGTGTGTGCCTTACAGCGAGACCACCGATGGCAAACAGTTTGACACACTGCTCGAGCTGGTGGCCGATCGTGGACGCTATCTATACAAACTGTTTCAGCATCCATCGCTGGCAATTGTCAAAGGCGCCGGTTTGGTGTTGAGGGCCATCATCGAAGAAGGTGAACTGCATGTGGCCCAGCAAATGCAAGCATTGGCGCTGGATGAGGCGGCACTGTGTCGCCATTTGCTGGTGGCACTCTATACGCCCTCCAATGATCCCACATTGATAACGCATCGTCAACTATCGCGTCATTTGATTGGTCTTTGGCTAACAGACAGTGATGAGGCCATGGAGCTGTTTAAACGCATTTTC CCCGCTGGTCTGTTGACCTTCCTGGAAACGGAGGAGACGGTGCCCGAAACGGATGTGGAGGAggacaaattgaattttcgcGATAATCtcaaatttgcaattcaaCATTCCAAAAAAACTCGCAAGAATGTGATAGAGAAGCATTTGCAAGGCATTAAGCATTGGGGCATGAACCTCATCGAGCAGCAGGATACTGCTGCCCAGGCGCTAAAGAATCGTCCTGTTGTATTGCGTAATCGTcggcaaaagaagaaaacttcGGATGCCATTGTCAATTTGCCGTatttcttttacaattttgcCAAAGACCACAGTTTGCCTAATCTCATCTGGAATCATAAGACCCGAGAGGAGTTGCGCATGTGCCTGGAGAATGAGTTGCGTCAGTTCCTCAACGATCGCGACTTGGCTGGTCAAATGATCGTGGCCTGGAATTATCAGGAATTCGAAGTGGGTTATCAGTGTCTGGCCGATGAAATCAAAATTGGCGACTATTATATACGTTTGATTCTGGAAAAGGATGACTGGCCGCAGAATCTGGTCAAGGATCC AATTGAGCTGTTCAATGCTTTGTATAGACGTGTGTTGTGTCGTCAACGCGTCAACGATGATCAGATGACCGTGTTCTCCTTACAAGCGCTGGCTAAGGTCTACAGACGCTATCACAAGGAGATTGGCAAGTTCAGCGACATGTCCTACATCCTTCAGTTAAGTGATCGC TGCCTTTCTCCGTCCATGCGTGATGCCTTAATCAATCTGATATCTTGTCTGGTGTTGGAGAAATCCAACTGTCGTGCGCTCATCGATCACGTGCAGTGTCTCGTTGATCTGATCACTCTAGCACATCTGCACAAGGGCCGCGCTCAATTGAACACGAAAACAAACGTGATTGAAGCTGGTCCCAATATGTCGGCGTATGAGGAGAAGGATTGGTACTACAACATCGAGAAGGATGGCCAGAAAGCAGAGCGTCAGGGACCCATTACCTACTCCGAGCTGAAGGAATTGTGGCAAAAGGGACAGATCACGCCCAAGACACGCTGTTGGGCTATTGGTATGGATGGCTGGCGCTCGCTGCAGCAAATACCACAGCTCAAGTGGTGTCTCATTGCCAAAGGAACGCCACTCTACGATGAAACGGAGTTGGCTTCGAAAATACTCGACATATTGATCAAGTGCACCAGTTTCTTTCCAAGTCGCACACAGAATGGCGATGCTGTGCTCATCCCCGGTCCCAAGTTGTCACGCAAGTTGTCCGAGTTCATTTGTCTGCCACATGTGGTGCAAGTTTGTCTAACACACGATCCCGGATTACTGGAGCGAGTGGCGACATTGTTGTGCCAGATAATGGAGGACAATCCAGAGATGCCCAAAGTCTATATGACGGGTGTTTTCTACTTCATGCTCATGTACACGGGTAGCAACATTTTGCCCATCACACGTTTCCTTAAAATGACACACATGAAGCAAGGCTTCCGCAGCGAAGAG ACCTCGCAATCGGGCATTATGCACCGCAGCATTCTAGGACAACTGTTGCCGGAGGCCATGGTGTGTTTCCTGGAGAATTACAGCGCCGACAAGTTTGCCGAAATCTTTTTGGGCGAATTTGATACGCCCGAAGTGATTTGGAGCTCGGAAATGCGTCGACTGCTTATTGAAAAGATCGCCGCACACATTGCTGATTTTACGCCACGATTGCGTGGACACACAATGGCACGATATCCATATCTCGCTATACCTGTCATTAGCTATCCTCAGCTGGAGAATGAGCTGTTCTGTCACATTTATTACTTGCGACATTTGTGCGATACACAAAAGTTTCCCAACTGGCCAATTTCGGATCCGGTGCAACTGTTGAAGCACACATTAGATGCGTGGCGTAAGGAAGTGGAAAAGAAGCCACCACAGATGACCATACAACAGGCTTATCAAGATCTGGGTATTGATCTCACCAAGACACCCAAACCAGAGGAGTCAGTCATACGCAAGAGCTACTATAAGCTGGCGCAAATGTATCATCCGGATAAGAATCCCAATGGTCGTGAGATCTTTGAGAAAGTCAATCAGGCTTACGAGTTTTTGTGCTCGCGCAACGTATGGAGTTCTGGTGGACCGGATCCCAACAATATTGTGTTGATCCTACGCACACAAAGCATTCTTTTCGAGCGCTATCCCGATG TGCTGCGTCCTTATAAGTACGCTGGCTATCCGCAGCTTATCAAGACCATACGCTTGGAGACACGCGACGACGAGCTCTTCTCCAAAGAGGCACAACTGCTGACCGCTGCCTCCGAGCTGTGTTATCACACCGTGCACTGCTCCGCACTGAATGCGGAGGAGCTACGTCGCGAGGAAGGCATCGAGGCGCTGCTGGAGGCTTACACACGCTGTGTTTCCATACTAGGCGTCGATTCCAAGTCAGACTCGCTGCACTATCAAGTCATTTCGAATGTGACACGTTGCTTTGAGGTCGCCTGCAACTTTGAGAAGTGCAAGCAGAAGATCATTCAGCTGCCGCAGTTGCTCTCGGATGTCTGTCGCGTTGTCTACTTCAAGCACACGTTGTCAGTCAGCCTTGTGACCAGTTTGGCTGCCAATAACTATGATCTGCAGTGCAATCTGTCTCGCAATGGTGTGCTCtggtcgctgctgctgttcatcTTCGAGTATGACTACACGCTGGACGAGAGCGGCGTTGAAGTGAGCGACAAGTCCAATCAACAGCAGTTGGCCAATAATCTGGCCAAAATGGCTGTGTTGGGTTGCATTGGCCTCGCAGGCTACAGCATGGAATTGCGTAACAAACCCATTACGGGTAGCGAATCCAATTCGCCGGCAACTTCGTCCAATTCCGCGCCTGCCATTAAGCCGAAGCCAACGACTGTTACAAATTCAGCTTATACGCAAAATGCGCACAATCCTCTGCAGAGCAAACAGCTGGCAATCACCACGGGCAAAGAGAAGGAGACAGCAGTGGTGCTTAGCAAGCAGGACTCGAGTGTCAGCAGCGACACTTCGAGCTCCACGCCCACAGACAGcgatcagcagcagcaacaacaacagcagccacgtCCCAGTGCCATTCAGCAAAAGTATATTGTCACAGGGGAGGCGAAGAACTCGCTGGTCAAGCAGGTGTTGGATCGTCTGCTCACGCGCTACATTGCCAATCAGCTGGCCACCGCAACGGACAGCGAAGTGCTCAAACTACTCACGGCCAACACACGTAATCCGTATCTCATCTGGGATAATGGAACGCGGGCGCAGCTCAAGGATTTCCTCGAGCAACAGCGCACGGCATCCGCTAAGGAGACGCACGAGGATATTGCACAAGTCTACGAGCTGGTCGCCAGCTTCGAATTCGATGCACACAA AGATGAGCTGCAGATTGGTGGCATCTTCATACGCATCTACAACGACATGCCCACGTTTCCCATTGTCCAACCCAAGCAGTTCATTATGGATCTGCTGGAGTACTTAAAGCATGCCTATCAGTTTCTCAACCAGAAGAAGACAAGGCagttgccaccgccgccagCTGCAGCGCCTAAAATGGGTAGTGATGGCATACTAACGCCGACACTGGCGCCTAATCATCCacagctgaagcagcagcaacagtcggACAGCAAAGCGGGCAGCACCTTTGACGATGTACTCAATGCCTACAATCGTTCCAAGAGTCGCAAGAAGCTCGAAACAGATGCTCAGGCGGAGCAACAGCTTTCGCTGCAGCAGTGCAAATATGATTTTGCCACCGATAATCAATTGGAGCTGCACATAACCATGGTACTGCGTGCCCTTATTGCTGTGATCAAAACCAATGCCGAAGTGGAGATCCAATGCATTGGTAACTTTGATATGATCTTCGGTTTCCTTGCCAACAATATATTCGCTGAT AGCTCGAGCGTTAAGGCTGTGGCACTGGAAGTTGTGGCTCTGGTGTCGCGCAACAAAGAGTGTGTCTCGGAGGTGGCTGCCTGTGAAATTCTTGGCAACTATTTGGTGGCACTGAAGGATCCCGAGCTGCGCGCCAGCCAAGTGAAGGTGCTGGAAACACTCTCCGGACTGATGAACGTCCAGGAGATGATCAAGGAGGCTCAAACGAAGGGCGCAGTCATTTATTTGCTGGATATGTTCTGCAACTCACGAAATCCGCAAATACGCGAAATGTGCGCTGAAATTCTGGCCAAGATGACAGCAGATCGTCTCAGTGGGCCCAAAGTGCGCATCACAATATCAAAGTTTTTGCCAGCGCTGTTTATCGATGCCATGATCGAGTCGCCGGCCACATCGGTGCAGCTCTTTGAGTCCATTCATGAGCATCCAGAGTTGATTTGGAACGATAACACGCGCTCCAATGTATGTGATGCCGTCGCCGATAGTTGCAATAGATTCTACCAGCTGCAAAAGACAAATGCCAGACACTTGTGGAAAGATCCCGAGGTGCTGAAAGACATTGTATCCAATGAGATTGTTGTCGCAGGTGTTTATTTGCGACTGTTTGTTAGTAATCCCGCCTGGACGCTACGCAAACCCAAACAATTCTTATCGGATCTTTTGGATTTCGTTGTCGAGCAAATTAGTAAGAGCTCTGTGGAACCAGATGTGCTAGACTTATCAACCACAGCGCTTGTCGAGTTGTTGCGGTCACAGCCCAATCTGTCAGACGATATACCCGTCCTGGGTCACATACCCAAGCTGTTTAATTTGCTCTCGGTGCAGCCAAAGAACACGCTATCAGTATTACACCAACTGTCGCTTTCTGAG TTCTGTGTAAGCGCCATCTCACAGACGGAATGCATTGCGCCGCTCAAAAAGTGCATGGAACACAATCGGGACTGCATCGAGAAGGCCTGCGAAACATTGAGTCGTCTTTTCAAACATCAGCAT GATTCGTTGATCAGTCAATCACTGGAAGTGGGTCTCATACCATTCCTGCTGGGATTGCTGGACAGCCGCTTGGAATTCGTGGACAATGCATCGGCAGTAAAAGCACAAATTGTCGCTGCGCTCAAGGGCATGACGCATAATCTCAATTATGGTGATCGTGTGACGCAAATATTGCTCAAGCATCCAGTGTGGGCCGAGTTCAAGGATCAGCGCCATGATCTCTTCATCACCGACACCAACATACGTGGCTATTTAACTG gCGTCAATCCGACGGCGGGATACCTCACCGCAGGACCAGCGCAAAACGTTGAAGTGCTCACCTCACCACCGCCTATGGATCGCGATGATCCTTCGGCACGCCCGCCAATTGATTAA